The Nitrospira sp. KM1 genome includes a window with the following:
- the modA gene encoding molybdate ABC transporter substrate-binding protein, producing the protein MKSICNFWRMLIPLGCMLGILATSDPIQAESLTVGATHTLKAAFEEIIPLFEREYGATVDVVYAPSKTLRRQIEKRAPIDVFLPGSVDEVMKLQKKGLVLGDYRVYAQTSLVLVMPTNSPATPISFREGPPNRVTRIAVGDPQTSGLGDITAKALTQVDPAYMSRSHFVQAPHSHDIVDLVRSGAADVGLLYRVDAINSAQMRIIDEIPAGSHTSVQFGQAILSTCRSESLRVAERFLDYMMSARVQKLLLKYGFDAAHITTSPMAQLIRE; encoded by the coding sequence ATGAAGTCAATTTGCAATTTCTGGAGGATGCTCATACCGCTCGGCTGCATGCTGGGAATCCTGGCAACAAGCGATCCGATTCAGGCAGAATCTCTGACAGTCGGAGCAACCCATACCCTAAAAGCTGCGTTTGAAGAGATCATCCCCTTGTTCGAACGGGAGTATGGCGCAACCGTCGATGTCGTGTACGCTCCGTCCAAGACGCTCCGTCGCCAGATCGAAAAGCGGGCTCCGATCGATGTGTTTCTCCCCGGATCAGTTGATGAGGTCATGAAACTTCAGAAGAAAGGACTAGTCCTGGGGGACTACCGCGTGTATGCACAGACGTCCCTGGTCCTCGTCATGCCGACAAATTCTCCGGCTACTCCCATTTCATTTCGTGAGGGTCCACCGAACCGTGTGACACGCATCGCCGTGGGCGATCCTCAAACCTCGGGATTGGGAGACATCACCGCCAAAGCGCTGACGCAAGTTGATCCTGCGTACATGAGCCGATCGCATTTTGTGCAGGCGCCGCACAGCCATGATATTGTCGACCTCGTACGCTCGGGTGCGGCTGACGTCGGTCTTTTGTATCGTGTCGATGCAATCAATAGCGCACAAATGCGCATCATCGATGAAATACCTGCCGGATCGCATACTTCCGTTCAGTTTGGTCAGGCTATCCTGTCAACCTGTCGCAGCGAGTCATTGCGGGTGGCGGAACGATTTCTCGATTACATGATGAGCGCCCGCGTGCAAAAACTCCTGCTCAAATATGGATTCGATGCTGCCCATATAACCACCTCGCCCATGGCTCAGCTCATACGCGAGTAG
- a CDS encoding efflux RND transporter periplasmic adaptor subunit, which produces MKTLNGRHIALFAVLLCVLYIGYRIYESKSDAALLREKTLEDAIPTVAIINPKPADPTETITLPGNITAWFEAPIYAQVSGYVKMWYKDYGALVKAGDILAEINAPALDAQYAQAKADLESERAKYALADVTAKRWLALRKNHAVSEQSISVQVAHAKAEAAKVKAAEQNVRNFEALIRFKTIVAPYDGVVTVRNINVGDYVNKEGTISAPSAVSNLFTVADVSMMRLFVSVPESFGPFLNPGLTATVTVPQLPNRHFTGKFLTVARGFDVSTRTAITVFTVDNEDRALWPGSFAKVVLTAPVDRKVYMIPSTALVFQEHGTQVALVTEEDRIHLQPITVSRLLDNAVEVSEGISQTDRVVNNPSAALLEGDKVRIVTPAPGYDLTTGGGSSEQKAAPKSPPKSPPTSQHVPVPPETPGEQDTPAPPTQPAK; this is translated from the coding sequence ATGAAAACACTCAATGGAAGACACATCGCCCTGTTCGCGGTTCTGCTGTGTGTGCTTTACATTGGCTATCGGATCTATGAAAGTAAAAGCGACGCCGCGCTGTTGCGCGAAAAGACGCTCGAAGATGCCATCCCCACCGTTGCCATCATCAATCCAAAGCCGGCGGATCCGACTGAGACGATTACGCTTCCCGGCAATATTACGGCTTGGTTCGAAGCGCCGATCTATGCGCAGGTCTCCGGCTACGTCAAGATGTGGTACAAGGATTATGGTGCGCTCGTAAAGGCAGGCGACATCCTCGCCGAAATCAATGCGCCGGCTCTCGACGCCCAATACGCGCAGGCCAAGGCGGATCTGGAGTCTGAGCGAGCGAAATACGCTCTCGCCGATGTGACCGCAAAGCGCTGGCTGGCGCTGCGCAAAAACCATGCGGTCTCGGAACAGTCGATCTCCGTCCAGGTTGCCCATGCGAAAGCCGAAGCCGCCAAGGTCAAGGCCGCGGAGCAAAACGTCAGGAATTTTGAGGCACTGATCCGATTCAAAACCATCGTCGCGCCCTATGATGGCGTGGTCACCGTACGCAATATCAATGTCGGCGACTATGTCAATAAGGAAGGAACGATCAGCGCGCCCAGTGCCGTGAGCAACCTTTTCACCGTAGCCGACGTCAGCATGATGCGCCTCTTCGTTTCGGTGCCCGAATCCTTCGGCCCATTTCTCAATCCAGGCCTGACGGCGACGGTGACCGTACCGCAGTTGCCTAACCGTCACTTTACAGGAAAATTCCTGACTGTCGCCCGTGGATTTGATGTGAGCACACGCACTGCCATCACCGTTTTCACGGTCGACAACGAGGACAGAGCTCTTTGGCCCGGCTCCTTCGCCAAGGTTGTGCTCACGGCGCCGGTGGATCGGAAAGTCTACATGATTCCGTCTACCGCACTGGTGTTCCAGGAACACGGCACCCAAGTGGCGCTGGTGACGGAGGAGGACCGAATACACTTACAACCCATCACCGTGAGCCGACTCCTCGACAACGCAGTCGAAGTCTCTGAAGGGATCTCCCAAACCGACCGCGTGGTCAACAATCCCAGCGCGGCGCTTCTCGAGGGTGACAAGGTACGCATCGTCACACCGGCGCCCGGATATGATCTCACTACCGGGGGAGGGAGTTCCGAACAGAAAGCAGCACCGAAGTCCCCGCCGAAGTCCCCGCCGACATCACAGCACGTGCCGGTCCCGCCGGAAACGCCTGGGGAGCAGGACACTCCGGCACCACCGACGCAGCCTGCAAAATAG
- a CDS encoding sugar O-acetyltransferase, whose amino-acid sequence MSKSKSAQALTQSEVSEKTKMLAGRLYRAEGPEIASDQLRADRLLRAYNTTGADQTEQRLTILKELLGSIGQGVILRPPFFCDYGYNISLGTGIFANFGCVFLDVARIDIGDDCQIGPNVQILTADHPRDPALRRERLESGRPICIGRNVWIGGGAIILPGVTVGDDAIIGAGSVVTRDIAPGVTVMGNPAKSR is encoded by the coding sequence ATGTCCAAATCGAAATCTGCACAGGCGCTCACGCAATCCGAGGTAAGTGAAAAGACAAAGATGCTTGCAGGCCGGCTCTATCGGGCAGAGGGACCGGAAATCGCCTCGGATCAACTACGGGCCGATCGATTGTTGCGTGCGTATAATACAACGGGGGCGGATCAGACGGAGCAACGCTTGACCATCCTGAAAGAGTTATTGGGCTCGATAGGGCAGGGAGTTATTCTGCGCCCGCCATTCTTCTGCGATTACGGCTACAACATCAGTCTGGGTACAGGAATCTTTGCGAACTTCGGTTGTGTGTTTCTCGATGTTGCCAGGATAGACATTGGTGACGATTGCCAGATCGGACCGAACGTTCAAATCTTGACGGCGGACCATCCGAGAGATCCGGCGTTGCGAAGAGAGCGTCTTGAATCTGGCAGACCGATCTGCATCGGGAGAAATGTGTGGATCGGGGGCGGGGCGATCATTCTACCCGGCGTGACGGTCGGCGATGACGCCATTATCGGAGCAGGCAGCGTGGTTACCCGTGATATCGCGCCCGGTGTGACGGTCATGGGCAATCCGGCCAAGAGTCGATAG
- a CDS encoding helix-turn-helix domain-containing protein, with translation MPKQKKEGSRRASAGRASHKEGGPIEQSLGAAIRRLRDTHRLSVRTLASKCGFSASFISQVELNQASPSLSSLERIAAGLGVTLGEFFQAAEPHAPAVIKASQRLMLQSGWSRSQIESLGPASTGSRLEALLITIRPEGFSGGRLHSREIELFAIVFSGEVWLQLDEKTSLLRRGDAITIPAGTPHRWENKARKAVQLVMVIPRMAH, from the coding sequence ATGCCGAAACAAAAGAAAGAGGGAAGCCGACGTGCATCAGCCGGCCGAGCGAGCCACAAAGAGGGTGGTCCAATCGAGCAATCTCTCGGTGCGGCGATTCGGCGGCTTCGGGATACACATCGGCTGTCCGTGCGAACACTGGCCAGTAAGTGCGGATTTTCAGCCAGTTTCATTTCGCAAGTTGAATTAAATCAAGCTTCGCCATCCTTGTCGTCTCTCGAACGCATTGCAGCCGGACTTGGGGTCACGCTGGGAGAATTCTTTCAGGCGGCCGAGCCCCATGCTCCGGCCGTCATCAAAGCCTCACAGCGACTTATGCTCCAGAGTGGATGGTCGCGCTCACAAATCGAGTCGTTAGGTCCTGCATCGACAGGCAGTAGGTTAGAGGCGTTGTTGATCACGATACGTCCGGAGGGATTCAGCGGAGGGCGGCTCCACTCCCGAGAGATAGAACTGTTCGCCATCGTTTTTTCTGGAGAAGTGTGGCTTCAGCTGGATGAGAAGACAAGTCTTCTTCGACGTGGCGATGCCATCACTATCCCGGCCGGCACCCCCCACCGTTGGGAGAACAAAGCGCGCAAGGCCGTGCAACTCGTCATGGTTATTCCTCGTATGGCGCACTGA